Within Cucumis sativus cultivar 9930 unplaced genomic scaffold, Cucumber_9930_V3 scaffold91, whole genome shotgun sequence, the genomic segment AGCACTGTGAAGATATTCTTAGCTCTTGCCACATCCTATAATTGGTCCATTAGCCAAATGGACATAAATAATGCCTTCCTCAATGGAGACTTATTTGAAGAAGTGCACATGACCCTACCATTGGGTTATCAAGTCTCTCAAGTACCAGACAAAGGAGAGAAATTGGCTTGTAAACTAAATAAGTCCATTTACGGTCTTAAACAAGCATCAAGGCAATGGTTCCTAAAATTTGCAGCAACAATATCCTCACATGGTTTCATCCAATCCAAGGCTGATTACTCCTTATTTACTAAGGGGAATGGAAGCACCTTTGTAGCATTATTagtatatgttgatgacataTTACTAACAGGACCATCTCCTTCGAATATCAACTCAGTCAAAGATTCTTTGAAGGCACACTTCAAATTAAAGGACCTAGGACAAGCAAGATACTTCTTGGGTCTAGAATTATCAAGATCTGAACGAGGACTTATGCTCTcccaaagaaaatattgtctTCAAATCCTAGAAGATACTGGTTTTCTTGATTCTAAATCAGTTGTAGCACCTATGGATCCTAATCTGAAGCTATGTAAATCTGAAGGAGAACAACTGACTGAGGAAGACGCCACTTGCTATAGAAGATTAATTGGCAGACTGATATACTTACAAATATCCAGACCTGATATTTGCTTCTCTGTTCACCGCTTAAGCCAATTTCTGCATAAACCTACTAAACATCACCTAGATGCTGCTCATCACCTATTGAAGTACCTCAAAGGTTCCCCAGGACAAGGTGTTTTAATAAAACCTATTGATTCGTTTCACTTAAAAGCCTTCGTTGATGCTGATTGGGGATCGTGCCTTGACACTAGAAGATCGGTCACAGGGTTCTGCATCTTCCTAGGGGATTCCATCATCTCCTGGAAATCTAAGAAACAACCAACCGTCTCAAGGTCCTCTGCAGAAGCTGAATATAGAGCCTTAACATCAGTCACCAGTGAGCTAGTATGGATCACACAGCTCCTTactgattttaaaataaagaccTTGATGCCAACCACTGTTTTCTGTGATAATCAAGCAGCCATTGCTATTGCTTCGAATCCGACATTTCATGAACGGACAAAACACATAGAAAttgattgtcattttgttcgagacaaaataattgaaggaTTTCTAAAGGTTTTACCTATCAACACTAGCCTACAACTAGCTGATATGTTCACTAAAGCACTACCTTCATCTACCTTAAACAGACATATATCCAAGTTGGGAATGAAAGACATTCATCGtccaacttgagggggagtattaacaataaaagtagttagactgttattttctgttgtattagttgtattagttaatatgttattttctgttgtatTAGTTGTATTAGTTAATCTATTAGACAGTTATCAGTTGCTGCCAAGCATCTATAAATACCAAGCTTGGTTGATGTAAATATCTTTGACATACAGAAATAAAGAATTTACTGCAGTCAGTAAATCTTTTCTCCCAAATTCTGCTTCTTCTGTTAatcaccgatagaccatgttgtaaatattggtctatcactaataaatcatatgagtctatcagcgataactttgctatatttgcattttttttaatgttactatatccttaattattatttctcaaatggtCATCTATTACAATTATCCTAAAAAAATAACGAGTTTCATGGACTATTCTATTTTGTTACGTGGGccataaacattttatttgatttattatatttataaaaattaaccataAAACAAGacttttgtttttcgtttgaGATGGAATGAATTAACAAATATGTATTCAGTAgataatttctatttaaaaaaatatcttttcaaagtatttaatttacctAGTCAGAATtctgaaataatatatattttttgtatttttattgtatggGTACagtgaattttaaattttaaaatgttattaaatgTAGTATTTGATGAGGCGAAATTTGTTggcaaattaaaaagaaaaatcaatattgttttttaaaacattgactTTGGACAAATGaggaatatgaaaaataaaaaatgggcTTAGtggtttttagattttaatttcttctctctcaaGATCTCTTTGCTAAAAATGACCTTAGGAATATGAAGCTTTTAagatttaaacattttaaataggTAACATCAAAAACTAAGAAAGTTATctataacaataacaataataaaaatacgactaaaagtttagagaacggtaaaaactaagaaaattatctataacaatgataataaaaaaatacgaCTAAAAGTTTTAAGAAATGACAAGAGAGCTCGAGAGAAAGATAGAGAACTCAGAGAGTGATGAGAGAAAAAGTGAGTCTTTTTCTATGTATTTTATtaagggaaaaagaagaattttttCCCTTCCAAACTTGTATTTggtaaattgaaataatatttataagtataacaaaattttaaggtCAATCAATGATAGACATGGTTAGACTCTAATAGATATCCATCCATGTCTATTATATCtctacaacaaaaatggtatatgacgacagttattttctgtCACGAATAAAATCcgtgacagttatttacagTCATAGTATTGGAAAGTCATGAAAAGTCTTTACAtgacagttttcaaaaactgtcgcaataagttttttcatgacagaaaataaatgtcgttaattactattttatgacaataaataattgtcatCATTTGCCTATTAATGACAATTAAACAAATGTCgcaaatttgtttattatgacatttttgaATTGTCAAGGATATGTCAATCCTGAcagttcttttaaaaataaatgtcatctTTTCGAAATTGAAGACTGTAGCCACCTATTTTTACCtcaccaatatttttttttaaaaataatattagtaataattgctaaacttttatttatttatttattgaaaaaaaaggtaataacataatatcttataacatctcattttttttattttaagaaataaaaataaatcaatttattttaaataaagtatttaatatcacatttaccttatttgtactattttaggaaaaaaaataaatgaatttgttttaaaaaatattctaatatcaattttgacttatttaaatcattttatgaaaaaatgaaaatcaattttaaataaacgtATTTCAATACTTAtttgatgtattaatttacttttcacaaatttcaaaatatctcatttaatttattttagaaaaataaaaatttgttttattaatataatatcaaaatttgattttattcttattagtttttcttaatttgtagTACACTCCATCTATAAATAGGGGCCTTTGTCATttgagaagagagaaaagttttttgaggagaaaattttgttacaaaaGGTCACCGAGAAAGTgttagagaaatttttttagaaaatctctaccatttgaaagaaaaaaaaacttttgcaAAAGGtggatatttttatttatttattcttggtttcttttactttcattgttattattttttttagaaaaaaaatcttaatctttttcttctcccaaaaaatagagaaaaagaaaaagacagactttttttatctttattttattctctttaaatatatatatataaaacgaaaatttcatttatttattattattaatatatttttatttgttattaatgtttttttataaaaatttctgtttttcttctttttaactttattactgtttttaacttctaaaaacttctgtttttcttctgttttactttattattatgacTATAgctttctatatatttaaaatttttagtactgatttatttatataattattatttatttgttataataataataattattattatgggtGGCAGCAAGACAACTTGGGCCCcaccacttttttttaaataatctttttctttctcttctaattcttcttccttttatttattttgtttctttatttcttctttcctttttcattatttatttatttctttctttcatttctttctttcttctttatttttatttatttatttattcattttcgtTATCTATCGttgctatttcttttttatttcttttaaattatttttattgcatacataataattattcttaCGTAGTTTTAAActtatgaatttctttttgcACTTTGCGATGTTACCATGacattttatatcaattattttttttcttcttatatcgtatttatctttacattttatcattctaaaaaaatctgACGGTGAAATTAGAAATATCTGGAAGTccgttattttcaaattcttcagGTGAGGGAATCGGTTCTTTGGGAGTCCAAGATCGAttcctaatatttttttaaaaaatcaaatcttatcTTACTTGCTTAATCCGTCGTGTGATATATTTGATTCCATTGTGCATTATTTCCTATTgatctaattttgaaatatttcttaaattttcttttttaaccgtttagaaatttttactttaaaactatcctttttaatttttttaaaaaaagtttaacatataaatatatatttcataagttttcccgaatcaactttttaataacTCACTTCTATTTCgctaaaaaaaattcctatGATGGAATCTAGAAAATTTGGGAGTCCAATTTCCTAGAATTCTTAAGGTGAGGGATCAATATCTTTGAGAGTTCGAGATTTGAttccaagaaaaaataaattttataaatattttttaaaaaaatctttattcgAAGACTAGCCCATGATCGACTTTGAAAAATTGTactaatt encodes:
- the LOC116406359 gene encoding uncharacterized protein LOC116406359, whose protein sequence is MDINNAFLNGDLFEEVHMTLPLGYQVSQVPDKGEKLACKLNKSIYGLKQASRQWFLKFAATISSHGFIQSKADYSLFTKGNGSTFVALLVYVDDILLTGPSPSNINSVKDSLKAHFKLKDLGQARYFLGLELSRSERGLMLSQRKYCLQILEDTGFLDSKSVVAPMDPNLKLCKSEGEQLTEEDATCYRRLIGRLIYLQISRPDICFSVHRLSQFLHKPTKHHLDAAHHLLKYLKGSPGQGVLIKPIDSFHLKAFVDADWGSCLDTRRSVTGFCIFLGDSIISWKSKKQPTVSRSSAEAEYRALTSVTSELVWITQLLTDFKIKTLMPTTVFCDNQAAIAIASNPTFHERTKHIEIDCHFVRDKIIEGFLKVLPINTSLQLADMFTKALPSSTLNRHISKLGMKDIHRPT